The Osmia lignaria lignaria isolate PbOS001 chromosome 14, iyOsmLign1, whole genome shotgun sequence genome has a window encoding:
- the Asx gene encoding transcriptional regulator additional sex combs isoform X2, giving the protein MDTDVELAKGEGCETSPGCSGYSSMVHSKKVIKHALRQQAKRRRKNTTIAAGNSRTLPRIVVKPLPPPPPNDPPSPVNNVQHINTTTEEPAATMREVLASLPGFSLKPGRRRSTKRLSATAQLEAGLVDLESPASILASTSLRALLNRHTFQGLPPLYQRKLAQLLPAVDRQDAAISGLNNEFFARACLEWRKRLAEGEFTPENQQRLKMEAERDKNKLDPWKVKHFEPIWGEKREPKFRSGLHCILESRSGGAVTRSSLRLRLESNVDTPVLDAPCPVIISEDKIEEDNCKVETGINNSDELNDTTGIPELLPAHYNEATHASIDEKHIESVNISSVETIADAEMHQDKLEEDDKVINLTEKQDTIEEKEAVTQVCQEKVSNTYDDEIHLPQSEKSLQPMENHLLEVSEEDTMLLPEETTSPRSSEQMEQISHTSRETSSQLSVECTPQSSVDQVPQISKEQISQMSEEQIYPMSDCETTTMLETSPPHEQVRPTEIVMEDSTLINNNQSETTQITHENPADGESQIPEGMEIDSETLQRIHELEVRGEMREAYEEISGCPEEIMYPILDGMEMGSNSAEETETQVVSGPSEAPRDQQDVNNGNEDEALREANNYVCSEMLECSWPVDPTVNNISNNNRTQEELQVPWPLVAAALDGSVAANITVTTQDECNDAPTSTDSTNPPQQFINADSNVESMNCIQLPVVQGTPFQSEGLAIGTPGTSCIMKNFQSQSSPIIAFPQLQSIRFVQTSFHSDQNTTPTLNSTSPITAQIQNQQNTSSQVNIMRTQEEIVQLNAQTNNTRNIRNNVTQNQVSNTVTAAIGVQPQSRAQNTIVIQHQTSASTQPRQVVATIQQQQQQQQQYPGATVAVSSRSSRSSNQGSQRGSRSSNKEQGGGRSRSSTKEPPGAVNLERSYQICQAVIQSSPNRDQLKAHLKPPPSLLARGDGAFTTNKSGGRTITTVKTQKPSQTIQNKQAQNKTQAVMLRHVFATARQATSAEC; this is encoded by the exons ATGGACACAGATGTAGAACTTGCCAAAGGTGAAGGGTGTGAAACTAGTCCAGGTTGTTCTGGCTATTCTAGCATGGTGCACAGTAAAAAAGTTATCAAACATGCATTACGACAGCAGGCCAAGAGGCGTAGGAAAAATACAACTATTGCAGCTGGTAATTCTCGTACTCTTCCAAGAATTGTTGTTAAACCATTACCTCCACCTCCACCAAATGATCCACCGTCTCCAGTCAATAATGTACAGCATATTAACACTA CAACTGAAGAGCCTGCTGCCACAATGAGGGAAGTTTTAGCAAGTTTGCCAGGATTTAGTTTAAAACCTGGACGTAGACGATCAACTAAAAGGTTGTCAGCAACTGCACAATTAGAGGCTGGTCTTGTAGATCTTGAGTCTCCAGCAAGTATTCTAGCAAGTACAAGCTTACGTGCTCTTTTAAATAGGCATACTTTTCAAGGTTTACCACCTCTGTATCAAAGAAAACTTGCACAGCTTTTACCAGCAGTAGATAGACAG GATGCTGCTATATCTGGACTGAATAATGAATTCTTTGCAAGAGCATGTTTAGAATGGCGTAAGCGTTTAGCAGAGGGAGAGTTTACTCCAGAAAATCAACAACGATTGAAGATGGAAGCTGAGAGAGATAAGAATAAGTTAGATCCCTGGAAAGTGAAACATTTTGAACCTATATGGGGTGAAAAACGTGAACCTAAATTTCGATCAGGTCTTCATTGTATTTTGGAATCAAGATCTGGAGGAGCGGTAACACGTTCAAGTTTAAGACTTCGTTTagaatctaatgtagatacaccTGTATTGGATGCTCCTTGCCCTGTTATTATATCTGAAGATAAAATTGAAGAAGATAACTGTAAAGTTGAAACAGGTATAAATAATTCAGATGAATTGAATGATACAACAGGTATACCAGAATTGTTACCAGCACATTATAACGAAGCAACGCATGCATCAATTGATGAAAAGCATATAGAATCTGTAAACATAAGTTCTGTAGAAACAATAGCAGACGCTGAAATGCATCAAGATAAGTTAGAAGAAGATGATAAGGTTATTAATCTAACAGAAAAGCAAGATACGATCGAAGAAAAGGAAGCAGTAACACAAGTTTGCCaagaaaaagtttcaaacacgTATGACGACGAAATTCATTTACCTCAAAGTGAAAAGAGCCTTCAACCAATGGAGAATCACCTTCTTGAAGTATCAGAAGAAGATACGATGCTTTTACCCGAAGAAACTACTTCGCCAAGATCTAGTGAACAAATGGAACAAATATCTCATACATCTAGAGAAACATCGTCTCAATTATCGGTAGAATGCACACCTCAGTCTTCGGTTGATCAAGTACCTCAAATATcaaaagaacaaatatctcaaATGTCGGAAGAACAAATTTACCCTATGTCCGACTGTGAAACCACAACTATGCTCGAAACTTCACCACCGCACGAGCAAGTTAGGCCAACAGAAATTGTGATGGAAGATTCTACCTTAATCAATAATAATCAAAGTGAAACAACTCAAATTACTCACGAGAACCCAGCAGACGGTGAATCACAAATTCCCGAAGGAATGGAGATCGACAGTGAAACATTACAACGTATCCATGAATTGGAG GTAAGAGGAGAAATGCGTGAAGCATACGAAGAAATTTCAGGATGTCCCGAAGAAATAATGTACCCTATACTTGATGGAATGGAAATGGGATCAAACAGTGCAGAAGAAACTGAAACACAAGTGGTTTCAGGACCGTCAGAAGCTCCTAGAGATCAGCAAGATGTAAATAATGGAAATGAAGATGAAGCTCTTAGAGaggctaataattatgtttgttCTGAAATGTTGGAATGTAGTTGGCCAGTAGATCCCACAGttaataatattagtaataataaCAGG aCGCAAGAAGAACTTCAAGTTCCATGGCCGTTAGTAGCAGCAGCTCTTGACGGATCTGTAGCTGCTAACATTACGGTAACTACTCAAGATGAATGCAATGATGCACCAACATCAACCGACTCGACAAATCCACCTCAACAGTTTATCAATGCGGATTCTAACGTAGAATCAATGAATTGTATTCAGTTACCAGTTGTTCAAGGAACTCCATTTCAGTCCGAAGGTCTTGCAATTGGCACACCAGGCACGAGTTGTATAATGAAAAACTTTCAGTCTCAGAGTTCTCCTATTATTGCTTTTCCACAATTGCAATCGATAAGATTCGTGCAAACCAGTTTTCATTCTGATCAAAATACTACCCCAACTTTGAACAGCACATCTCCGATTACGGCTCAGATTCAAAATCAACAGAACACGAGCTCGCAAGTGAATATAATGAGAACGCAAGAGGAAATCGTCCAATTAAATGCTCAAACTAATAATACACGGAATATTCGGAACAACGTAACACAGAATCAAGTTTCGAACACCGTAACGGCGGCAATTGGTGTACAACCTCAGAGTCGCGCACAAAATACTATCGTTATTCAGCACCAAACGTCAGCTTCTACACAACCACGACAAGTTGTAGCAACtatacaacaacaacaacaacaacaacaacagtatCCTGGAGCAACAGTCGCGGTGTCCTCGAGATCTTCCCGCTCCAGTAATCAAGGTAGTCAGAGAGGTTCTAGAAGTAGTAATAAAGAACAAGGAGGAGGTAGATCTCGTAGTAGTACAAAAGAACCACCTGGAGCTGTAAATTTGGAGCGCAGCTATCAAATATGTCAAGCG gtTATACAAAGTTCACCAAATAGAGATCAATTGAAAGCTCATTTAAAACCTCCACCTAGTTTACTTGCCAGAGGTGATGGCGCATTCACTACTAATAAATCTGGTGGCCGTACAATTACGACCGTCAAAACTCAAAAACCATCACAAACAATACAAAACAAACAAGCTCAAAATAAAACACAGGCAGTTATGCTGAGACATGTGTTTGCAACAGCACGTCAAGCTACGTCAGCAGAG TGCTAA
- the Asx gene encoding transcriptional regulator additional sex combs isoform X1, with the protein MDTDVELAKGEGCETSPGCSGYSSMVHSKKVIKHALRQQAKRRRKNTTIAAGNSRTLPRIVVKPLPPPPPNDPPSPVNNVQHINTTTEEPAATMREVLASLPGFSLKPGRRRSTKRLSATAQLEAGLVDLESPASILASTSLRALLNRHTFQGLPPLYQRKLAQLLPAVDRQDAAISGLNNEFFARACLEWRKRLAEGEFTPENQQRLKMEAERDKNKLDPWKVKHFEPIWGEKREPKFRSGLHCILESRSGGAVTRSSLRLRLESNVDTPVLDAPCPVIISEDKIEEDNCKVETGINNSDELNDTTGIPELLPAHYNEATHASIDEKHIESVNISSVETIADAEMHQDKLEEDDKVINLTEKQDTIEEKEAVTQVCQEKVSNTYDDEIHLPQSEKSLQPMENHLLEVSEEDTMLLPEETTSPRSSEQMEQISHTSRETSSQLSVECTPQSSVDQVPQISKEQISQMSEEQIYPMSDCETTTMLETSPPHEQVRPTEIVMEDSTLINNNQSETTQITHENPADGESQIPEGMEIDSETLQRIHELEVRGEMREAYEEISGCPEEIMYPILDGMEMGSNSAEETETQVVSGPSEAPRDQQDVNNGNEDEALREANNYVCSEMLECSWPVDPTVNNISNNNRTQEELQVPWPLVAAALDGSVAANITVTTQDECNDAPTSTDSTNPPQQFINADSNVESMNCIQLPVVQGTPFQSEGLAIGTPGTSCIMKNFQSQSSPIIAFPQLQSIRFVQTSFHSDQNTTPTLNSTSPITAQIQNQQNTSSQVNIMRTQEEIVQLNAQTNNTRNIRNNVTQNQVSNTVTAAIGVQPQSRAQNTIVIQHQTSASTQPRQVVATIQQQQQQQQQYPGATVAVSSRSSRSSNQGSQRGSRSSNKEQGGGRSRSSTKEPPGAVNLERSYQICQAVIQSSPNRDQLKAHLKPPPSLLARGDGAFTTNKSGGRTITTVKTQKPSQTIQNKQAQNKTQAVMLRHVFATARQATSAEVPESNTVAQLGSTATSGLGQYILVQRTGVGDSAPRASSAPPLPPQIAGMGVGVHLVRGRPASAGEGSHQAVTLKARGTDGRGGGGAEPGAPGMIMGGDPPPPCECNMRGAMVICRQCGAFCHDDCIGPQRICATCLIR; encoded by the exons ATGGACACAGATGTAGAACTTGCCAAAGGTGAAGGGTGTGAAACTAGTCCAGGTTGTTCTGGCTATTCTAGCATGGTGCACAGTAAAAAAGTTATCAAACATGCATTACGACAGCAGGCCAAGAGGCGTAGGAAAAATACAACTATTGCAGCTGGTAATTCTCGTACTCTTCCAAGAATTGTTGTTAAACCATTACCTCCACCTCCACCAAATGATCCACCGTCTCCAGTCAATAATGTACAGCATATTAACACTA CAACTGAAGAGCCTGCTGCCACAATGAGGGAAGTTTTAGCAAGTTTGCCAGGATTTAGTTTAAAACCTGGACGTAGACGATCAACTAAAAGGTTGTCAGCAACTGCACAATTAGAGGCTGGTCTTGTAGATCTTGAGTCTCCAGCAAGTATTCTAGCAAGTACAAGCTTACGTGCTCTTTTAAATAGGCATACTTTTCAAGGTTTACCACCTCTGTATCAAAGAAAACTTGCACAGCTTTTACCAGCAGTAGATAGACAG GATGCTGCTATATCTGGACTGAATAATGAATTCTTTGCAAGAGCATGTTTAGAATGGCGTAAGCGTTTAGCAGAGGGAGAGTTTACTCCAGAAAATCAACAACGATTGAAGATGGAAGCTGAGAGAGATAAGAATAAGTTAGATCCCTGGAAAGTGAAACATTTTGAACCTATATGGGGTGAAAAACGTGAACCTAAATTTCGATCAGGTCTTCATTGTATTTTGGAATCAAGATCTGGAGGAGCGGTAACACGTTCAAGTTTAAGACTTCGTTTagaatctaatgtagatacaccTGTATTGGATGCTCCTTGCCCTGTTATTATATCTGAAGATAAAATTGAAGAAGATAACTGTAAAGTTGAAACAGGTATAAATAATTCAGATGAATTGAATGATACAACAGGTATACCAGAATTGTTACCAGCACATTATAACGAAGCAACGCATGCATCAATTGATGAAAAGCATATAGAATCTGTAAACATAAGTTCTGTAGAAACAATAGCAGACGCTGAAATGCATCAAGATAAGTTAGAAGAAGATGATAAGGTTATTAATCTAACAGAAAAGCAAGATACGATCGAAGAAAAGGAAGCAGTAACACAAGTTTGCCaagaaaaagtttcaaacacgTATGACGACGAAATTCATTTACCTCAAAGTGAAAAGAGCCTTCAACCAATGGAGAATCACCTTCTTGAAGTATCAGAAGAAGATACGATGCTTTTACCCGAAGAAACTACTTCGCCAAGATCTAGTGAACAAATGGAACAAATATCTCATACATCTAGAGAAACATCGTCTCAATTATCGGTAGAATGCACACCTCAGTCTTCGGTTGATCAAGTACCTCAAATATcaaaagaacaaatatctcaaATGTCGGAAGAACAAATTTACCCTATGTCCGACTGTGAAACCACAACTATGCTCGAAACTTCACCACCGCACGAGCAAGTTAGGCCAACAGAAATTGTGATGGAAGATTCTACCTTAATCAATAATAATCAAAGTGAAACAACTCAAATTACTCACGAGAACCCAGCAGACGGTGAATCACAAATTCCCGAAGGAATGGAGATCGACAGTGAAACATTACAACGTATCCATGAATTGGAG GTAAGAGGAGAAATGCGTGAAGCATACGAAGAAATTTCAGGATGTCCCGAAGAAATAATGTACCCTATACTTGATGGAATGGAAATGGGATCAAACAGTGCAGAAGAAACTGAAACACAAGTGGTTTCAGGACCGTCAGAAGCTCCTAGAGATCAGCAAGATGTAAATAATGGAAATGAAGATGAAGCTCTTAGAGaggctaataattatgtttgttCTGAAATGTTGGAATGTAGTTGGCCAGTAGATCCCACAGttaataatattagtaataataaCAGG aCGCAAGAAGAACTTCAAGTTCCATGGCCGTTAGTAGCAGCAGCTCTTGACGGATCTGTAGCTGCTAACATTACGGTAACTACTCAAGATGAATGCAATGATGCACCAACATCAACCGACTCGACAAATCCACCTCAACAGTTTATCAATGCGGATTCTAACGTAGAATCAATGAATTGTATTCAGTTACCAGTTGTTCAAGGAACTCCATTTCAGTCCGAAGGTCTTGCAATTGGCACACCAGGCACGAGTTGTATAATGAAAAACTTTCAGTCTCAGAGTTCTCCTATTATTGCTTTTCCACAATTGCAATCGATAAGATTCGTGCAAACCAGTTTTCATTCTGATCAAAATACTACCCCAACTTTGAACAGCACATCTCCGATTACGGCTCAGATTCAAAATCAACAGAACACGAGCTCGCAAGTGAATATAATGAGAACGCAAGAGGAAATCGTCCAATTAAATGCTCAAACTAATAATACACGGAATATTCGGAACAACGTAACACAGAATCAAGTTTCGAACACCGTAACGGCGGCAATTGGTGTACAACCTCAGAGTCGCGCACAAAATACTATCGTTATTCAGCACCAAACGTCAGCTTCTACACAACCACGACAAGTTGTAGCAACtatacaacaacaacaacaacaacaacaacagtatCCTGGAGCAACAGTCGCGGTGTCCTCGAGATCTTCCCGCTCCAGTAATCAAGGTAGTCAGAGAGGTTCTAGAAGTAGTAATAAAGAACAAGGAGGAGGTAGATCTCGTAGTAGTACAAAAGAACCACCTGGAGCTGTAAATTTGGAGCGCAGCTATCAAATATGTCAAGCG gtTATACAAAGTTCACCAAATAGAGATCAATTGAAAGCTCATTTAAAACCTCCACCTAGTTTACTTGCCAGAGGTGATGGCGCATTCACTACTAATAAATCTGGTGGCCGTACAATTACGACCGTCAAAACTCAAAAACCATCACAAACAATACAAAACAAACAAGCTCAAAATAAAACACAGGCAGTTATGCTGAGACATGTGTTTGCAACAGCACGTCAAGCTACGTCAGCAGAG GTTCCAGAAAGCAATACTGTAGCACAATTAGGATCCACGGCAACAAGCGGATTAGGGCAATATATACTTGTACAAAGGACAGGTGTTGGAGATAGCGCGCCAAGAGCATCCTCTGCTCCACCTCTACCTCCACAAATAGCAGGGATGGGTGTTGGAGTGCATTTGGTACGTGGCAGACCAGCCAGCGCGGGAGAGGGTTCGCACCAAGCCGTAACATTGAAAGCAAGGGGTACCGATGGTAGAGGAGGAGGTGGTGCCGAACCTGGAGCTCCTGGTATGATAATGGGTGGCGATCCACCACCTCCATGTGAATGCAATATGCGAGGTGCTATGGTAATATGTCGCCAATGCGGCGCGTTTTGTCATGATGACTGTATCGGGCCTCAACGTATTTGTGCTACTTGTCTGATACGTTAA